A single window of Balaenoptera acutorostrata chromosome X, mBalAcu1.1, whole genome shotgun sequence DNA harbors:
- the SOWAHD gene encoding ankyrin repeat domain-containing protein SOWAHD, giving the protein MAEPRGAAKPAPKASFAPTELSLRSAPQPRPLRMDTVSLGRYRGNATASREPPFHGSLMPSGTGSGRRRGALRELLGLQGAAPAGWLSEERPVEQSPGGPNGPSGSGLCLEPREHAWILAAAEGRFEALQELLEVEPGLLLRGDPITGYTVLHWLAKHGRHEELILVHDFAQRRGLPLDVSAPGSGGLTPLHLAALQGHDMVVKVLVGALGADPTRRDHSGHRACHYLRPDAPWSLRELSGAEDWEAAGGSERNNANNNSSGGGAACTPRRAPSAVGAPVVETTARAAAASAKGKDSVGRRVAQIQGLFRHMFPFFQDR; this is encoded by the coding sequence ATGGCCGAGCCCCGAGGGGCCGCGAAGCCGGCACCCAAGGCCTCCTTCGCACCGACCGAGCTGAGCCTGCGGAGCGCCCCGCAGCCCCGCCCCTTGAGAATGGACACCGTCAGCCTGGGCAGGTACCGGGGCAACGCCACCGCCTCCCGGGAGCCCCCCTTCCACGGCTCGTTGATGCCCTCGGGAACAGGCTCGGGGCGCCGGCGGGGAGCGCTGCGGGAGCTGCTGGGGCTGCAGGGGGCGGCTCCCGCCGGGTGGCTGTCGGAGGAGCGCCCCGTGGAGCAGTCCCCGGGCGGGCCGAACGGACCGAGCGGTAGCGGGCTATGCCTGGAGCCCCGGGAGCACGCGTGGATACTGGCGGCAGCTGAGGGCCGCTTTGAGGCGCTGCAGGAGCTGCTGGAGGTCGAGCCGGGGCTGCTCCTGCGGGGCGACCCGATCACGGGCTACACGGTGCTGCACTGGCTGGCCAAGCACGGGCGCCACGAGGAACTCATCCTGGTGCACGACTTCGCCCAGCGCAGGGGGCTGCCGCTCGACGTGAGCGCCCCGGGTAGCGGCGGCCTCACGCCCCTCCACCTGGCGGCCCTGCAGGGCCACGATATGGTCGTCAAGGTGCTGGTGGGCGCCTTGGGGGCAGACCCCACGCGCCGCGACCACAGCGGCCACCGGGCCTGTCACTACCTGCGGCCCGACGCGCCCTGGAGCTTGCGGGAGCTGTCGGGGGCCGAGGACTGGGAGGCGGCGGGCGGCAGCGAGCGTAACAACGCCAACAACaacagcagcggcggcggcgccgCGTGTACGCCGAGACGCGCCCCCAGCGCAGTGGGCGCGCCAGTCGTGGAGACAACGGCCAGAGCGGCGGCGGCGTCCGCCAAGGGGAAGGACTCCGTGGGCAGACGGGTGGCGCAAATTCAAGGCCTTTTCC